One window from the genome of Methanophagales archaeon encodes:
- a CDS encoding adenylosuccinate synthetase: MPSIIVVGGFFGDEGKGKIIAYLARHDKPEVVARGGVGPNAGHTVEVAGKRYALRMVPSGFVHESARLLIGAGVLVDPRVLTQEVTSFGLEGRVGVDWRCGIIEAKHIEQDRGDAELKDKIGTTGTGCGPANADRALRKAKQAKDNQELKEFLCDVPLEINETLDRGGRVLVEGTQGFGISLLYGTYPFVTSKDTTASQMAADVGIGPTRVDDVVVVFKTFPTRVGEGPFTTQMEDTEATELHIEEYGTVTGRKRRIGTWDAKMAAYSAMINGATMVALSGVDKLDPSCRGAKDYSELSKDVKNFVAKVEHDTRVPVKLISTGPEVSEMVDLR; encoded by the coding sequence ATGCCTTCAATAATAGTAGTAGGGGGATTCTTTGGTGATGAGGGTAAAGGAAAGATCATTGCATACCTGGCGCGTCATGATAAACCTGAGGTGGTAGCCCGTGGAGGTGTGGGTCCCAACGCCGGGCACACCGTTGAAGTCGCGGGTAAGCGGTATGCACTGCGGATGGTACCCTCAGGCTTTGTGCACGAGTCTGCACGACTTCTTATTGGCGCTGGCGTTCTGGTTGACCCACGAGTGCTCACGCAGGAGGTAACGTCGTTCGGACTTGAAGGGCGAGTAGGTGTGGACTGGCGATGCGGGATAATAGAGGCGAAGCATATAGAGCAGGATAGAGGAGATGCGGAATTGAAGGATAAGATAGGGACAACCGGCACGGGCTGTGGACCCGCAAATGCCGACCGCGCATTACGGAAAGCGAAGCAGGCGAAAGACAACCAGGAGCTGAAGGAGTTCCTCTGTGACGTCCCGCTCGAGATAAATGAGACCTTGGACAGGGGCGGGCGTGTACTGGTAGAAGGGACGCAGGGCTTTGGCATCTCACTGCTCTACGGTACTTATCCGTTCGTCACTTCTAAGGACACAACTGCATCTCAGATGGCAGCAGATGTGGGCATTGGTCCAACGCGTGTGGACGATGTTGTGGTTGTATTCAAGACATTTCCAACACGTGTGGGTGAGGGTCCTTTTACGACTCAGATGGAGGATACAGAAGCTACCGAGCTGCATATCGAGGAATATGGCACTGTTACAGGACGCAAGAGACGAATAGGTACCTGGGATGCGAAGATGGCTGCTTACTCCGCGATGATAAACGGAGCGACAATGGTGGCATTGAGCGGTGTGGACAAATTAGACCCTTCATGTCGTGGCGCAAAGGACTACAGCGAGCTGAGCAAGGAT